One window of Pseudomonas urmiensis genomic DNA carries:
- a CDS encoding F0F1 ATP synthase subunit delta: MAELTTLARPYAKAAFEHAQAHQQLANWSAMLGLAAAVSQDDTMQRLLKAPRLTSAQKAATFIEVCGDKFDAQAQNFIHVAAENGRLLLLPEIADLFELYKAELEKSVDVEVTSAFALNQEQQDKLAKVLSARLGQEVRLHASEDASLIGGVLIRAGDLVIDGSVRGKIAKLAEALKS; encoded by the coding sequence ATGGCAGAACTGACCACGTTGGCCCGACCTTACGCTAAGGCTGCCTTTGAGCACGCCCAGGCCCATCAGCAACTGGCCAATTGGTCAGCCATGCTCGGCCTGGCTGCTGCTGTGTCGCAAGACGACACCATGCAGCGCCTGCTCAAGGCCCCGCGACTGACGAGCGCACAAAAGGCCGCCACTTTCATTGAAGTGTGCGGTGACAAGTTCGATGCACAGGCACAGAATTTCATTCATGTTGCCGCGGAAAATGGCCGTCTCCTGCTCCTGCCGGAGATTGCCGACCTGTTCGAGCTGTACAAGGCCGAACTGGAAAAATCCGTGGACGTGGAAGTCACCAGTGCTTTTGCGTTGAACCAAGAACAGCAAGACAAACTCGCCAAGGTTCTCAGTGCACGGCTCGGCCAGGAAGTTCGCCTGCACGCGTCGGAGGATGCCAGCCTGATCGGCGGCGTCCTCATCCGCGCAGGCGACCTGGTAATCGATGGCTCGGTTCGCGGCAAGATCGCGAAACTGGCCGAAGCATTGAAATCTTGA